A region of Streptomyces sp. NBC_00654 DNA encodes the following proteins:
- a CDS encoding LysR family transcriptional regulator, whose protein sequence is MTTPDTDPRLLRAFLAVAEELHFTRAAARLFLAQQALSRDIRRLERGLGTELFVRTTRQVSLTPDGERLLPYARRVLDAHAELVGAFADPAARPLLVDLNTDGMTAARVLARARELAPECELMARFESGLTRAADEILAGRLDVSFGRAAGLDPAVRGGLHVQPVRYEPMAVLLPSAHPLAGRETVALDELAGETVYAGAGNERTREWTALAALLFAEYGIELAPPTPLAVGAAEFQRVMAKAGNPVLAVVGFPPLPGTVLRPLTRPVPLSALMLVWRKGLRHPGLDALRAAAGQLAASEGWMERPPHGWLPEGDAALMRQPPPATGH, encoded by the coding sequence GTGACCACGCCCGACACCGACCCCCGTCTCCTGCGCGCCTTCCTCGCCGTGGCCGAGGAACTGCACTTCACCCGCGCCGCCGCCCGGCTCTTCCTCGCCCAGCAGGCCCTGAGCAGGGACATCCGCCGTCTGGAGCGCGGGCTCGGCACGGAACTGTTCGTCCGGACCACCCGCCAGGTGTCGCTCACCCCGGACGGCGAACGCCTCCTCCCGTACGCCCGGCGGGTGCTCGACGCACACGCCGAACTGGTTGGAGCCTTCGCCGATCCGGCCGCCCGGCCGCTGCTCGTCGACCTCAACACCGACGGCATGACCGCCGCCCGGGTCCTGGCCCGCGCGCGGGAACTGGCCCCGGAGTGCGAGCTGATGGCGCGCTTCGAGTCCGGGCTGACCCGGGCGGCCGACGAGATCCTCGCGGGCCGCCTCGACGTCTCCTTCGGGCGTGCCGCCGGGCTCGACCCCGCGGTGCGCGGCGGGCTCCACGTACAGCCCGTGCGGTACGAGCCGATGGCCGTCCTGCTCCCGTCCGCCCACCCGCTCGCCGGGCGGGAGACGGTCGCGCTGGACGAACTGGCCGGGGAGACCGTGTACGCCGGGGCCGGCAACGAACGCACCCGGGAGTGGACGGCCCTGGCCGCCCTGCTGTTCGCCGAGTACGGCATCGAGCTGGCCCCGCCCACGCCGCTCGCCGTCGGAGCGGCCGAATTCCAGCGGGTGATGGCCAAGGCGGGGAATCCGGTACTCGCCGTCGTCGGCTTCCCGCCCCTGCCGGGGACCGTGCTGCGCCCGCTCACCCGGCCCGTACCGCTTTCCGCGCTGATGCTGGTCTGGCGCAAGGGTCTGCGCCATCCGGGACTCGACGCCCTGCGCGCGGCGGCCGGTCAGCTCGCCGCGTCCGAGGGGTGGATGGAGAGGCCTCCCCACGGCTGGCTGCCCGAGGGCGACGCGGCACTGATGCGCCAACCCCCGCCGGCCACCGGACACTGA
- the ftsX gene encoding permease-like cell division protein FtsX: MRAQFVLSEIGVGLRRNLTMTFAVVVSVALSLALFGGALLMREQVSTMKDYWYDKVNVSIFLCNKSDAKDVPKCAKGAVTPQQKKEIKADLEEMDAVEKVSFETVDEAYKHYQEQFGDSPMAGNITPDQMQESFRVKLDDPKKYKVVATAFAGRDGVQSVQDQRSILDNLFGLMNGMNVVAIYVMVLMLVIALILIVNTVRVSAFSRRRETGIMRLVGASGFYIQMPFIMEAAVAGLIGGLLACAMLLGGRYFLIDGGLALKDKLNLIDFIGWDAVLTKLPLVLAIGLLMPAVAALFALRKYLKV, translated from the coding sequence ATGCGCGCCCAGTTCGTCCTGTCGGAGATCGGCGTCGGTCTTCGTCGCAACCTCACGATGACCTTCGCGGTCGTGGTCTCCGTCGCCCTCTCGCTCGCCCTGTTCGGCGGCGCGCTGCTCATGCGCGAGCAGGTCAGCACGATGAAGGACTACTGGTACGACAAGGTCAACGTCTCGATCTTCCTCTGCAACAAGAGCGACGCCAAGGACGTACCCAAGTGCGCCAAGGGTGCCGTCACTCCGCAGCAGAAGAAGGAGATCAAGGCCGATCTCGAAGAGATGGACGCTGTCGAGAAGGTCAGCTTCGAGACGGTCGACGAGGCGTACAAGCACTACCAGGAGCAGTTCGGCGACTCGCCGATGGCGGGCAACATCACGCCCGACCAGATGCAGGAGTCGTTCCGGGTCAAGCTCGACGACCCGAAGAAGTACAAGGTCGTCGCCACCGCCTTCGCGGGACGCGACGGGGTGCAGTCCGTCCAGGACCAGAGAAGCATCCTGGACAACCTCTTCGGGCTGATGAACGGCATGAACGTCGTCGCGATATACGTGATGGTGCTGATGCTGGTCATCGCGCTGATCCTGATCGTGAACACCGTCCGGGTCTCGGCGTTCAGCCGCAGACGTGAGACGGGCATCATGCGGCTCGTGGGCGCTTCCGGCTTCTACATCCAGATGCCGTTCATCATGGAGGCGGCCGTCGCCGGCCTGATCGGCGGCCTGCTCGCCTGCGCCATGCTGCTCGGCGGCCGGTACTTCCTGATCGACGGCGGACTGGCGCTCAAGGACAAGCTGAACCTGATCGACTTCATCGGCTGGGACGCGGTCCTCACCAAGCTGCCGCTCGTCCTCGCGATCGGGCTCCTGATGCCCGCCGTGGCCGCGCTCTTCGCGCTCCGCAAGTACCTCAAGGTGTGA
- the prfB gene encoding peptide chain release factor 2 produces the protein MAVVDISEELKSLSSTMGSIEAVLDLDALRADIAALEEQAAAPSLWDDPEAAQKITSKLSHLQAEVRKAEALRGRIDDLEVLFELAEDEGDADALAEAETELESVRKALDEMEVRTLLSGEYDAREALVNIRAEAGGVDAADFAEKLQRMYIRWAERHGYKTEVYETSYAEEAGIKSTTFAVQVPYAYGTLSVEQGTHRLVRISPFDNQGRRQTSFAGVEVLPVVEQTDHIEIDESELRVDVYRSSGPGGQGVNTTDSAVRLTHLPTGIVVSCQNERSQIQNKASAMNVLQAKLLERRRQEDQAKMDALKGDGGNSWGNQMRSYVLHPYQMVKDLRTEFEIGNPEAVFNGEIDGFLEAGIRWRKQQEK, from the coding sequence GTGGCAGTCGTCGATATTTCCGAAGAGCTGAAGTCCCTCTCCTCGACCATGGGGTCGATCGAGGCCGTCCTGGACCTGGATGCGCTGAGGGCGGACATCGCCGCGCTCGAGGAGCAGGCGGCGGCGCCGTCCCTCTGGGACGACCCGGAGGCGGCGCAGAAGATCACCAGCAAGCTTTCGCACCTCCAGGCCGAGGTCCGCAAGGCCGAGGCCCTGCGCGGCCGCATCGACGACCTCGAAGTCCTCTTCGAGCTCGCCGAGGACGAGGGCGACGCCGATGCCCTCGCCGAGGCCGAGACCGAGCTGGAGTCGGTCCGCAAGGCGCTGGACGAGATGGAAGTCCGCACGCTCCTCTCCGGCGAGTACGACGCCCGTGAGGCCCTCGTCAACATCCGGGCCGAGGCGGGTGGCGTGGACGCCGCCGACTTCGCCGAGAAGCTCCAGCGCATGTACATCCGCTGGGCCGAGCGGCACGGCTACAAGACCGAGGTCTACGAGACGTCGTACGCGGAAGAGGCCGGCATCAAGTCGACCACCTTCGCCGTCCAGGTGCCGTACGCCTACGGCACCCTCTCCGTCGAGCAGGGCACCCACCGCCTGGTCCGGATCTCGCCCTTCGACAACCAGGGCCGCCGCCAGACGTCCTTCGCGGGCGTCGAGGTGCTCCCCGTCGTCGAGCAGACCGACCACATCGAGATCGACGAGTCCGAGCTGCGCGTCGATGTGTACCGCTCCTCCGGCCCCGGCGGCCAGGGCGTCAACACCACGGACTCCGCGGTGCGCCTGACCCACCTGCCGACCGGCATCGTCGTCTCCTGCCAGAACGAGCGCTCGCAGATCCAGAACAAGGCCTCCGCGATGAACGTCCTCCAGGCGAAGCTCCTTGAGCGCCGCCGCCAGGAGGACCAGGCGAAGATGGACGCCCTCAAGGGTGACGGCGGCAACTCCTGGGGCAACCAGATGCGTTCGTACGTCCTGCACCCCTACCAGATGGTCAAGGACCTCCGTACGGAGTTCGAGATCGGCAACCCGGAAGCGGTCTTCAACGGGGAGATCGACGGCTTCCTGGAAGCCGGTATCCGCTGGCGCAAGCAGCAGGAGAAGTAA
- a CDS encoding S41 family peptidase — MPGPTHRLGPRGLCRGAALTLVFGCVLATAAATGSLPHEAEAGGDIQARAIASTVAPVDRAEIEDAAAEAEADGKSGTEAAEEVVSRSGDRWGAVYDEREYEEFEQALDGSYTGIGLSARRTSGGRVAVARVESGGPADRAGIRAGDLLSTVDGSRVDRRPVAEVVALLRGDGTGAAEGSTVVLGLERGGRAWTETLGRARLTTEAVTVRRLGDEPSAAVLVKVAAFTKGAGTEVRDAVRAAPGDAGILLDLRANSGGLVNEAAVAASAFLDGGLVATYDVRGEQRALYAESGGDTDRPVVVLVDGGTMSAAELLTGALQDRGRAVTVGSPTFGKGSVQMPSKLPGGSVAELTVGHYRTPAGRSVDGTGITPDLVVDARAQERAETVLSGLGGGS, encoded by the coding sequence ATGCCGGGCCCCACGCACCGCTTAGGGCCCCGCGGTCTCTGCCGCGGGGCGGCCCTGACGTTGGTCTTCGGGTGCGTTCTCGCCACGGCGGCGGCCACCGGTTCACTGCCCCACGAAGCGGAGGCGGGCGGGGACATCCAGGCCCGCGCCATCGCCTCCACCGTGGCCCCCGTCGACCGGGCCGAGATCGAGGACGCCGCCGCCGAGGCCGAGGCCGACGGGAAGTCCGGTACGGAGGCGGCCGAGGAGGTCGTCAGCCGCAGCGGTGACCGATGGGGCGCGGTCTACGACGAGCGGGAGTACGAGGAGTTCGAGCAGGCCCTCGACGGCTCGTACACCGGCATCGGCCTCTCCGCCCGGCGCACCTCCGGCGGCCGGGTCGCCGTGGCCCGGGTGGAGAGCGGCGGCCCCGCGGACCGCGCCGGCATCCGCGCGGGGGACCTGCTGAGCACGGTCGACGGCAGCCGGGTCGACCGGCGCCCCGTCGCCGAGGTCGTCGCCCTGCTGCGCGGCGACGGTACGGGAGCGGCCGAGGGCAGCACCGTGGTTCTCGGGCTCGAACGGGGCGGGCGCGCCTGGACCGAGACCCTGGGCCGGGCCCGGCTCACCACCGAGGCGGTCACCGTCCGGCGGCTGGGCGACGAGCCCTCCGCGGCGGTCCTGGTCAAGGTCGCCGCCTTCACCAAGGGGGCCGGGACCGAGGTCCGCGACGCGGTGCGCGCGGCGCCGGGCGACGCCGGCATCCTGCTGGACCTGCGCGCCAACTCCGGCGGCCTGGTCAACGAGGCCGCCGTCGCGGCCTCCGCCTTCCTGGACGGCGGCCTGGTCGCCACCTACGACGTGCGCGGTGAGCAGCGCGCCCTGTACGCCGAGTCCGGCGGCGACACCGACCGGCCCGTCGTGGTCCTCGTCGACGGCGGCACGATGAGCGCGGCGGAGCTGCTGACCGGCGCCCTCCAGGACCGGGGCCGCGCCGTGACCGTCGGATCGCCCACCTTCGGCAAGGGTTCCGTGCAGATGCCCAGCAAGCTTCCGGGCGGTTCCGTGGCCGAGCTGACCGTCGGGCACTACCGCACCCCGGCCGGCCGCAGCGTCGACGGCACGGGCATCACGCCCGACCTCGTGGTCGACGCCCGTGCCCAGGAACGGGCCGAGACAGTATTGAGTGGCCTCGGGGGTGGGTCGTAG
- the smpB gene encoding SsrA-binding protein SmpB: protein MAKEKDTGRKMIAQNKKARHDYHILDTYECGLVLMGTEVKSLRMGRASLVDGFVQIDGHEAWLHNIHVPEYVQGTWTNHAAKRKRKLLLHRAEIDKLESKSQETGHTIVPLALYFKDGRVKVEIALAKGKKEFDKRQTLREKQDTRETNRAIAAARRRQRSA from the coding sequence ATGGCCAAGGAAAAAGACACCGGGCGCAAGATGATCGCGCAGAACAAGAAGGCGCGGCACGACTACCACATCCTCGACACCTATGAGTGCGGGCTCGTCCTCATGGGCACCGAGGTCAAGTCCCTGCGGATGGGCCGGGCCTCGCTGGTGGACGGGTTCGTCCAGATCGACGGCCACGAGGCGTGGCTGCACAACATCCATGTGCCCGAGTACGTGCAGGGCACCTGGACCAACCACGCGGCCAAGCGCAAGCGGAAGCTGCTGCTCCACCGGGCCGAGATCGACAAGCTGGAGTCGAAGTCGCAGGAGACGGGCCACACCATCGTGCCGCTCGCGCTGTACTTCAAGGACGGCCGGGTGAAGGTCGAGATCGCGCTGGCGAAGGGCAAGAAGGAGTTCGACAAGCGCCAGACACTGCGTGAGAAGCAGGACACGAGGGAGACGAACCGTGCGATCGCGGCGGCTCGCAGGCGTCAGCGGAGCGCCTGA
- a CDS encoding uroporphyrinogen-III synthase, with amino-acid sequence MQDDDATHGPLAGFTVGVTAARRAEELGTLLKRRGAAVMHAPALRIVPLADDRELLTATEELIEHAPDVVVATTAIGFRGWVEAADGWGIGDRLLDRLRGAELLARGPKVKGAIRAAGLTETWSPGSESMAEVLDRLLGEGVEGRRIALQLHGEPLPGFVESLRAGGAEVVGVPVYRWMPPQDIAPLDRMLDVTAARGLDAVTFTSAPAAASFLNRAEERGLLPEVLGALHDDVLVACVGPVTALPLQARGIGTLQPERFRLGPLVQVLCARLPGTVRTLPVAGHRVEIRGHAVLVDDELRPVAPAGMALLHALARRPGWVVARADLLRALPGSGSDEHAVETAMARLRAALGVPRLIQTVVKRGYRLALDPSADTKYAG; translated from the coding sequence ATGCAGGACGACGACGCAACGCACGGGCCCCTCGCGGGCTTCACGGTCGGGGTGACCGCCGCCCGCCGGGCCGAGGAACTCGGCACCCTCCTCAAGCGCAGGGGCGCCGCCGTCATGCACGCCCCCGCCCTGCGCATCGTGCCGCTCGCGGACGACCGTGAACTCCTCACCGCCACCGAGGAATTGATCGAGCACGCCCCCGATGTCGTGGTCGCCACCACGGCGATCGGCTTCCGGGGCTGGGTGGAGGCCGCGGACGGCTGGGGGATCGGCGACCGGCTCCTGGACCGGCTGCGCGGGGCCGAACTGCTGGCCCGCGGCCCCAAGGTCAAGGGCGCCATCAGGGCGGCCGGGCTGACCGAGACCTGGTCGCCCGGCTCCGAGTCCATGGCCGAAGTGCTCGACCGGCTCCTCGGCGAGGGCGTCGAGGGGCGCCGTATCGCCCTCCAGCTGCACGGCGAACCGCTGCCCGGCTTCGTCGAGTCGCTCCGGGCGGGCGGCGCCGAAGTCGTCGGCGTACCCGTCTACCGCTGGATGCCCCCGCAGGACATCGCCCCGCTCGACCGGATGCTCGATGTCACGGCGGCCCGGGGCCTGGACGCGGTCACCTTCACCAGCGCCCCCGCCGCCGCCTCGTTCCTGAACCGCGCCGAGGAGCGCGGTCTGCTCCCGGAGGTCCTGGGCGCCCTGCACGACGACGTCCTGGTGGCCTGCGTCGGCCCGGTCACCGCGCTTCCCCTCCAGGCCCGGGGCATCGGCACGCTCCAGCCGGAGCGCTTCCGGCTCGGCCCCCTCGTCCAGGTGCTCTGCGCCCGGCTCCCGGGCACCGTCCGCACCCTGCCGGTCGCCGGACACCGTGTCGAGATCCGCGGCCACGCCGTGCTCGTCGACGACGAGCTGCGCCCGGTGGCGCCCGCGGGCATGGCCCTGCTGCACGCGCTGGCCCGCCGGCCGGGCTGGGTGGTGGCCCGTGCCGACCTGCTGCGGGCGCTGCCCGGCAGCGGCTCCGACGAGCACGCGGTGGAGACGGCGATGGCCCGGCTGCGTGCCGCGCTCGGTGTGCCCCGGCTGATCCAGACGGTCGTCAAGCGCGGCTACCGGCTGGCGCTGGACCCGTCGGCGGACACCAAGTACGCGGGGTAG
- a CDS encoding MFS transporter: MPMPSAAPGPRAAGPLHTVCGDLLIIAPRTPVTPGEPAGAAVPRRPGKKSVPRPHGKETAAPPAPAAYPYRRLLATPGARAFTAGNLIARFPQGMFSVSAVIMIAGSYGSYALAGAVTATGLAATAVVAPWTARLVDRYGQARIAVPATAIAVLGSLALLLCAHHGAPAWTLFAAYAATATTPNTGGMSRARWAYLHRGDPAALHTANSFEQAVDELCYMLGPVVAATLCAALFPEAGTLVGAVLLMTGMLVFAAQRSTEPPVAARTRAVSPLRTPGMPALLAVFLATGAVFGTMEVVSIAHAGGAILALQAGGSCVAGLLYGSLRPAPDIGRRLLVCLACMTALMSLPLLAASTTGSLPVLALCLLLAGAATAPTMVTGMTVVQRLTPEARLNEGMTLAVTALLGGIGAGAAAGGWLVEHAGTVTGYAAPMCAAGLALVIAAGTAVRRTRRAG, from the coding sequence ATGCCGATGCCCTCCGCCGCCCCCGGGCCCCGCGCCGCGGGCCCGCTGCACACCGTCTGCGGCGACCTGCTGATCATCGCCCCGCGGACACCGGTCACGCCGGGCGAACCTGCCGGGGCGGCCGTTCCGCGGAGGCCCGGAAAGAAGTCCGTACCGCGGCCGCACGGGAAGGAGACCGCCGCGCCGCCTGCTCCCGCCGCCTACCCGTATCGCCGGCTGCTCGCCACCCCCGGCGCGCGGGCCTTCACGGCGGGCAACCTCATCGCCCGGTTCCCCCAGGGGATGTTCAGCGTCAGCGCGGTCATCATGATCGCCGGGTCGTACGGTTCGTACGCCCTGGCCGGAGCCGTCACCGCGACCGGGCTGGCCGCGACGGCGGTGGTCGCCCCCTGGACCGCGCGGCTCGTGGACCGCTACGGCCAGGCCAGGATCGCCGTGCCCGCCACCGCGATCGCCGTGCTCGGCTCCCTGGCCCTGCTGCTCTGCGCGCACCACGGCGCCCCGGCCTGGACGCTCTTCGCCGCGTACGCCGCGACCGCGACCACCCCGAACACCGGCGGCATGTCCCGGGCCCGCTGGGCGTATCTGCACCGGGGCGATCCGGCGGCCCTGCACACCGCGAACTCCTTCGAGCAGGCCGTCGACGAACTCTGCTACATGCTGGGCCCGGTCGTCGCCGCGACCCTGTGCGCCGCGCTGTTCCCCGAGGCGGGAACGCTCGTCGGGGCGGTCCTGCTGATGACCGGCATGCTGGTCTTCGCCGCCCAGCGCTCGACCGAACCGCCGGTCGCCGCCCGTACGCGGGCGGTCTCCCCGCTCCGCACCCCCGGCATGCCCGCCCTGCTCGCCGTCTTCCTCGCCACCGGCGCGGTGTTCGGAACCATGGAGGTCGTCTCGATCGCGCACGCCGGGGGCGCGATCCTCGCCCTCCAGGCGGGCGGCTCCTGCGTGGCCGGGCTGCTGTACGGATCGCTGCGGCCCGCCCCGGACATCGGCCGCCGGCTGCTGGTCTGCCTCGCGTGCATGACGGCGCTGATGTCACTGCCGCTGCTGGCCGCCTCCACAACCGGTTCCCTGCCCGTTCTCGCCCTCTGCCTGCTGCTGGCGGGCGCGGCGACGGCGCCCACGATGGTCACCGGTATGACCGTGGTCCAGCGCCTCACGCCCGAGGCGCGGCTGAACGAGGGCATGACGCTCGCGGTCACCGCGCTGCTGGGCGGCATCGGGGCGGGGGCCGCGGCCGGCGGCTGGCTGGTGGAGCACGCCGGGACGGTGACCGGCTACGCGGCGCCGATGTGCGCGGCGGGGCTGGCGCTGGTCATCGCGGCGGGGACGGCTGTGCGGCGTACCCGCCGAGCGGGATGA
- the ftsE gene encoding cell division ATP-binding protein FtsE, translated as MIRFDNVSKTYPKQTRPALRDVSLDIEKGEFVFLVGSSGSGKSTFMRLILREERASTGMVHVLGKDLARLSNWKVPQMRRQLGTVFQDFRLLPNKTVAENVAFAQEVIGKPRGEIRKAVPQVLDLVGLGGKEDRMPGELSGGEQQRVAIARAFVNRPMLLIADEPTGNLDPQTSVGIMKLLDRINRTGTTVIMATHDQNIVDQMRKRVIELEQGRLVRDQARGVYGYQH; from the coding sequence GTGATCCGATTCGACAACGTCTCCAAGACCTACCCGAAGCAGACCCGCCCGGCTCTGCGCGATGTCTCGCTCGACATCGAGAAGGGTGAGTTCGTCTTCCTGGTGGGCTCCTCCGGCTCCGGCAAGTCGACCTTCATGCGGCTGATCCTGCGCGAGGAGCGCGCCAGCACGGGCATGGTCCATGTGCTCGGCAAGGACCTCGCGCGGCTGTCCAACTGGAAGGTGCCGCAGATGCGCCGCCAGCTGGGCACGGTCTTCCAGGACTTCCGTCTCCTGCCCAACAAGACCGTCGCCGAGAACGTGGCCTTCGCGCAGGAGGTCATCGGCAAGCCGCGCGGCGAGATCCGCAAGGCGGTGCCCCAGGTCCTCGACCTCGTCGGCCTCGGCGGCAAGGAGGACCGGATGCCCGGTGAACTCTCCGGCGGTGAGCAGCAGCGCGTGGCCATCGCGCGGGCCTTCGTCAACCGCCCCATGCTGCTGATCGCGGACGAGCCGACCGGCAACCTCGACCCGCAGACGTCCGTCGGCATCATGAAGCTGCTGGACCGGATCAACCGGACCGGCACCACCGTGATCATGGCGACCCACGACCAGAACATCGTCGACCAGATGCGCAAGCGCGTCATCGAGCTCGAACAGGGCCGTCTCGTACGCGACCAGGCACGCGGCGTGTACGGCTACCAGCACTGA
- a CDS encoding serine/threonine-protein kinase: MARNIGSRYTAHQILGRGSAGTVWLGEGPEGPVAIKLLREDLASDQELVGRFVQERTALLGLDHPQVVSVRDLVVDGNDLALVMTLVRGTDLRTRLDRERRLAPEAAVAIIADVADGLAAAHAAGVVHRDVKPENILLDMEGPLGPGGSHPALLTDFGVAKLIDTPGRTKSTKIIGTPDYLAPEIVEGLPPRAAVDIYALATVLYELLAGFTPFGGGHPGAVLRRHVTETVVPLPGIPEELWQLLVQCLAKAPASRLRASELALRLRELLPLLSGIPPLDVDEPDAGEAEPQSPAYDEQQYTPAEEPRRRGAVPLVPGSAPDSNRDTHTSMRVPAPDELAGGPLGTARAPRAPGRPRPGSARNKSAAVRKRRITLGAAAVLLCAAVAVGGWLATGGEDADATPQDTGNSAPASP, encoded by the coding sequence TTGGCACGGAATATCGGCAGCCGGTACACCGCCCACCAGATCCTGGGGCGCGGCAGCGCCGGCACGGTGTGGCTCGGCGAGGGGCCCGAGGGCCCCGTCGCCATCAAGCTGCTCCGCGAGGACCTCGCGTCCGACCAGGAGCTCGTGGGCCGCTTCGTGCAGGAGCGCACCGCCCTGCTCGGGCTCGACCATCCCCAGGTGGTCTCCGTCCGCGACCTCGTCGTGGACGGCAACGACCTGGCCCTGGTCATGACGCTCGTACGCGGAACGGATCTGCGCACCCGCCTGGACCGCGAGCGCCGCCTCGCCCCCGAGGCCGCCGTCGCGATCATCGCTGACGTCGCCGACGGGCTCGCCGCCGCGCACGCCGCCGGGGTGGTCCACCGCGACGTCAAGCCGGAGAACATCCTGCTCGACATGGAGGGGCCGCTGGGCCCCGGCGGCTCGCACCCCGCGCTGCTCACCGACTTCGGCGTCGCGAAGCTGATCGACACCCCGGGCCGCACCAAGTCCACCAAGATCATCGGCACCCCGGACTATCTGGCCCCCGAGATCGTCGAGGGCCTCCCGCCGCGCGCCGCCGTGGACATCTACGCGCTCGCGACGGTGCTGTACGAGCTGCTCGCCGGGTTCACGCCCTTCGGCGGCGGCCACCCCGGCGCGGTGCTGCGCCGCCATGTCACCGAGACCGTCGTCCCGCTCCCCGGCATCCCCGAGGAGCTCTGGCAGCTCCTGGTCCAGTGCCTGGCCAAGGCCCCGGCCTCCCGGCTGCGCGCCTCGGAACTGGCACTGCGGCTGCGCGAGCTGCTTCCCCTGCTGTCCGGGATACCCCCGCTCGACGTGGACGAGCCGGACGCCGGCGAGGCCGAACCGCAGTCCCCGGCGTACGACGAGCAGCAGTACACCCCGGCCGAGGAGCCCCGCCGCCGCGGCGCCGTTCCGCTGGTCCCCGGCTCCGCGCCGGACTCCAACCGCGACACCCACACGAGCATGCGCGTCCCGGCCCCCGACGAGCTGGCCGGCGGCCCCCTGGGCACCGCCCGCGCCCCCCGCGCCCCCGGCCGCCCCCGCCCCGGCTCGGCCCGCAACAAGTCCGCGGCGGTCCGCAAGCGCCGCATCACCCTGGGTGCCGCGGCGGTCCTCCTGTGCGCGGCCGTCGCGGTGGGCGGCTGGCTGGCGACCGGCGGCGAGGACGCGGACGCGACCCCCCAGGACACGGGGAACTCGGCTCCCGCCTCCCCCTGA